From one Coffea eugenioides isolate CCC68of chromosome 11, Ceug_1.0, whole genome shotgun sequence genomic stretch:
- the LOC113752493 gene encoding LRR receptor-like serine/threonine-protein kinase GSO2: protein MGIAGTIPPELGNLSFLVWLNVRNNSFHGHLPTELSRLHRLKYINLASNDFEGKFPSWLGCLSALWYINFEYNRFSGSLSGRLSNLTKLEVIGLDGNFFTGSLSEEFRALPKLRVLDIQHNQLVGPLPQALFNLSSLQRIAFTNNSLSGYLPARICDYLPQLQGLYLSLNNIEGEIPSGIGECSRLQVLSLSYNKFGGYIPREIWNLTTLIGLYLGGNDLTGKLPT from the coding sequence ATGGGAATTGCAGGAACTATACCTCCAGAACTGGGAAATCTTTCTTTCCTAGTCTGGCTAAATGTTAGAAATAACAGCTTCCATGGACATCTTCCAACCGAGCTATCTCGTCTCCATCGATTGAAGTACATCAACCTTGCAAGCAATGActttgaagggaaatttccATCATGGTTGGGATGTTTGAGTGCACTCTGGTACATCAACTTCGAATACAACAGATTTTCGGGTTCATTGTCAGGCAGGCTCTCTAATTTGACAAAGCTAGAGGTCATTGGGTTGGATGGTAACTTCTTTACGGGAAGCCTTTCAGAAGAATTTAGAGCTCTaccaaaattgagagttttggaTATTCAACATAACCAACTTGTAGGCCCTCTGCCACAAGCTCTGTTTAACCTCTCTTCATTGCAAAGAATTGCTTTTACGAATAATAGCTTATCGGGTTACCTTCCAGCACGTATTTGCGATTATCTCCCACAACTTCAAGGGCtttacttatcacttaataacATTGAGGGTGAAATTCCATCAGGCATCGGAGAATGCTCAAGACTCCAAGTTTTATCCTTGTCTTACAACAAATTTGGAGGATATATACCAAGAGAAATTTGGAATCTAACCACGCTTATAGGTTTATATTTGGGAGGCAACGACCTGACAGGTAAGCTGCCAACTTga